In the genome of Vicia villosa cultivar HV-30 ecotype Madison, WI linkage group LG7, Vvil1.0, whole genome shotgun sequence, one region contains:
- the LOC131618152 gene encoding ethylene-responsive transcription factor-like protein At4g13040, whose translation MVSLRRRRLLGLCSGNNSFVTPLPLYCENLAQNLAQYENPRPHVNPISEQSVVSDIASVLNSVGTQNFQNTIVKDESGSSNVSSSSLSIEQPSQQITGLPVKRRKQHSRKPRENQETCLMRGVYFKNNKWQAAIKVDKKQIHLGTVESQQEAARLYDRAAFMCGREPNFELSDEEKLELSQLKWEEFLAVTRQTINCKKHKRSRRSRLLTGVDEPSSHRVDCDDKQVVTDFSVSDEADQKLVAPENL comes from the exons ATGGTAAGCTTAAGAAGACGCAGACTTTTGGGATTATGCTCAG GAAACAATTCATTTGTTACTCCACTTCCTCTCTATTGTGAGAATCTAGCTCAGAATCTGGCTCAGTACGAAAATCCAAGACCGCATGTTAATCCTATTAGCGAACAATCCGTGGTTTCGGATATTGCAAGCGTCTTGAACAGTGTAGGAACACAG AATTTCCAGAACACCATTGTGAAAGATGAATCGGGATCATCAAATGTATCCAGTTCTAGCCTGTCTATAGAGCAGCCTAGTCAACAAATCACAG GACTACCGGTTAAACGTAGAAAGCAGCATTCGAGAAAACCGAGAGAGAATCAAGAAACATGCTTAATGAGAGGagtatatttcaaaaataataagtGGCAGGCCGCCATTAAGGTGGACAAGAAACAGATCCACCTAGGTACTGTCGAATCGCAGCAAGAAGCTGCTCGCTTGTATGACAG GGCCGCTTTCATGTGTGGGAGGGAGCCAAATTTCGAGCTTTCCGACGAAGAAAAACTTGAATTAAGTCAGTTAAAATGGGAAGAATTCTTGGCCGTGACACGACAGACAATAAACTGCAAAA AACACAAGAGAAGTCGCAGATCGAGACTACTCACTGGAGTCGACGAACCTTCATCGCATAGAGTTGATTGTGACGATAAGCAAGTAGTGACTGACTTCTCTGTCAGCGATGAAGCGGATCAAAAATTAGTTGCTCCAGAAAATTTATGA